The Microcebus murinus isolate Inina chromosome 4, M.murinus_Inina_mat1.0, whole genome shotgun sequence genome has a segment encoding these proteins:
- the LOC105861321 gene encoding olfactory receptor 5AL1-like → MAKSNNSEVTEFILLGLTDSPDLQALLFGIFLVIYLISVMGNLGLIMLISISPQLHTPMYFFLSHLAFIDLCYTSSVTPNTLVNFLQEFKRISLPACATQLFCFVMFVVCEVYMLSVMACDRYAAICNPLLYTIVMNRRVCTQMVVGTYLYGFSVGLLQATLTFHLSFCDSNVINHFYCDDVPLVGLACRKTHYKHIKELMLFIFAGFNILFSLLIILVSYILILLAILRINSAEGRQKAFSTCASHLTSITIFYGTVIFMYMQPKTNHSLDTDKIASVFYIIVIPMLNPLIYSLRNQEVKNALKRIMEKVCSTIK, encoded by the coding sequence ATGGCCAAAAGCAATAACTCAGAAGTGACTGAATTCATTCTCTTGGGACTCACAGACAGTCCAGATCTTCAAGCCCTTCTTTTTGGAATCTTTCTAGTGATTTACTTAATTAGTGTCATGGGTAACCTTGGGTTAATTATGCTAATTTCTATTAGTCCTCAGCTTCATACACCCATGTATTTTTTCCTCAGCCACCTAGCTTTCATTGATCTTTGCTATACTTCCTCTGTTACCCCTAACACCCTGGTGAACTTCCtccaagaatttaaaagaatatccTTACCTGCTTGTGCCACTCAGTTGTTTTGCTTTGTCATGTTTGTGGTCTGCGAAGTATATATGCTCTCAGTTATGGCGTGCGACAGATATGCGGCCATCTGCAACCCCTTACTCTATACCATTGTCATGAACAGAAGGGTCTGTACTCAAATGGTGGTTGGCACATATTTGTATGGCTTTTCTGTGGGACTGCTCCAGGCAACTCTTACATTCcacttgtctttctgtgattCCAATGTAATAAACCACTTCTATTGTGATGATGTTCCCCTGGTAGGTCTGGCCTGCCGTAAAACACATTACAAACATATAAAGGAACTGATGTTGTTCATATTTGCTGGTTTCAATatacttttctctcttcttattaTCCTTGTCTCCTACATATTAATTCTGTTGGCCATTCTGAGGATTAATTCTGCTGAAGGGAgacaaaaggcattttctacTTGTGCCTCCCACCTGACTTCCATCACCATATTTTATGGTACAGTTATCTTCATGTACATGCAGCCAAAAACAAATCATTCTCTAGATACAGACAAAATAGCTTCTGTGTTCTATATTATAGTAATTCCCATGCTAAATCCTTTAATATACAGCCTGAGAAACCAGGAAGTCAAAAATGCTTTGAAGAGAATTATGGAAAAGGTATGttctactataaaataa